One genomic segment of Ctenopharyngodon idella isolate HZGC_01 chromosome 7, HZGC01, whole genome shotgun sequence includes these proteins:
- the atg13 gene encoding autophagy-related protein 13 isoform X1, translating into MDSDLSPQDKKDLDKFIKFFALKTVQVIVQARLGEKISTCSSSSPTGSDWFNLAIKDIPEVTHEAKKALAGQLPGIGRSMCVEISLKTSEGDSMELETWCLEMNEKCDKDIKVSYTVYNRLSLLLKSLLAITRVTPAYKLSRKQGHDYVILYRIYFGDVQLTGLGEGFQSVRVGVVGTPIGTITLSCAYRTNLALMSSRQFERTGPIMGIIIDHFVERPFTNMAHMHPCSYRAPGEDEGGTYAGIEDSQEVCTTSFSTSPPSQCVCTVSKAHFKTPKPALMATLKVPLVGLGISQQLYSSRLSYQTPALGTVDLCHPTACTAAAHPHQMVVPGKEGGVPQVPAQPNHGTAAEHGRIPSCPTGQSPQPAPPTSCSSEVKTVSPSDALETTFTRKVGAFVNKATTQVTTNSLDLPFAAFAPRVYDLEENDPMVHPPPSPAPSSPLQGSLHSNSSSHSGGQPQEDFVMVDFKPAFSKDDLLPMDLGTFYREFQNPPQLASLSIDVSAQSMAEDLDSLPEKLAIYEKNIDEFDAFVDTLQ; encoded by the exons ATGGATAGTGATCTGAGCCCACAGGACAAGAAAGACTTGGATAAATTCATCAAATTCTTTGCCTTGAAG ACGGTGCAGGTTATAGTTCAAGCCCGACTTGGAGAGAAGATCAGCACTTGCTCATCTTCATCACCGACAGGTTCAGACTGG TTTAATCTGGCAATAAAAGACATCCCTGAGGTAACTCATGAGGCAAAAAAAGCTCTTGCTGGACAGCTGCCTGGCATCGGCCGATCCATGTGTGTGGAGATCTCCCTCAAAACCTCAGAG GGAGACTCCATGGAGCTGGAGACATGGTGTttggaaatgaatgaaaa gtGTGATAAGGACATAAAAGTGTCCTATACAGTTTATAATCGGCTGTCTCTGCTGCTCAAGTCTTTACTAGCCATCACAAGGGTGACACCTGCTTACAAGCTTTCACGTAAACAAGGCCATGATTATGTCATACTCTACAG GATCTATTTTGGAGATGTCCAGCTGACAGGTCTCGGGGAAG GGTTCCAGTCAGTGCGAGTGGGTGTTGTAGGCACTCCTATAGGCACCATCACTTTGTCCTGTGCATATCGCACTAATTTGGCCCTCATGTCTTCAAG GCAGTTTGAGAGGACAGGCCCCATCATGGGTATCATCATTGATCATTTTGTGGAGCGTCCCTTCACTAATATGGCACACATGCATCCTTGCAGTTACAG AGCACCTGGAGAAGATGAGGGAGGGACTTATGCAGGAATAGAAGACTCTCAGGAGGTGTGCACCACGTCCTTTTCCACCTCACCACCATCACAG tgtgtgtgtactgtaagTAAGGCACATTTTAAGACACCTAAGCCGGCTCTGATGGCCACACTGAAGGTTCCCCTCGTGGGGCTTGGCATCTCACAGCAA cTGTACAGCTCTCGTCTGTCATATCAGACTCCTGCCCTGGGAACTGTGGATTTGTGCCATCCTACGGCTTGTACTGCTGCTGCACATCCTCACCAG ATGGTCGTGCCGGGTAAAGAAGGTGGAGTCCCGCAGGTGCCGGCTCAACCTAATCATGGCACTGCAGCTGAGCATGGTCGTATCCCATCATGCCCCACTGGACAGTCCCCTCAGCCAGCACCACCCACATCCTGTAGCAG CGAGGTGAAGACTGTGTCCCCCTCTGATGCTTTAGAGACAACCTTTACCAGGAAAGTTGGAGCTTTCGTCAACAAAGCCACCACTCAG GTGACGACAAACAGTCTGGATCTTCCTTTTGCTGCGTTCGCTCCAAGAGTCTATGACCTGGAGGAGAATGACCCAATG GTGCACCCTCCTCCATCTCCGGCCCCTTCATCTCCTTTGCAAGGCAGCCTGCACTCAAACAGCTCGAGCCACAGCGGAGGACAGCCACAGGAGGACTTTGTCATGGTTGACTTT AAACCAGCATTCTCTAAGGATGACCTTCTGCCAATGGATCTGGGCACTTTCTATAGAGAGTTTCAAAACCCTCCTCAACTCGCAAGCCTGTCCATCGATGTCAGCGCTCAGTCTATGGCTGAGGACTTG GACTCTCTTCCAGAGAAACTGGCCATTTATGAGAAGAACATTGATGAGTTTGATGCGTTTGTAGACACCCTacaatag
- the atg13 gene encoding autophagy-related protein 13 isoform X2, with protein MDSDLSPQDKKDLDKFIKFFALKTVQVIVQARLGEKISTCSSSSPTGSDWFNLAIKDIPEVTHEAKKALAGQLPGIGRSMCVEISLKTSEGDSMELETWCLEMNEKCDKDIKVSYTVYNRLSLLLKSLLAITRVTPAYKLSRKQGHDYVILYRIYFGDVQLTGLGEGFQSVRVGVVGTPIGTITLSCAYRTNLALMSSRQFERTGPIMGIIIDHFVERPFTNMAHMHPCSYRAPGEDEGGTYAGIEDSQEVCTTSFSTSPPSQLYSSRLSYQTPALGTVDLCHPTACTAAAHPHQMVVPGKEGGVPQVPAQPNHGTAAEHGRIPSCPTGQSPQPAPPTSCSSEVKTVSPSDALETTFTRKVGAFVNKATTQVTTNSLDLPFAAFAPRVYDLEENDPMVHPPPSPAPSSPLQGSLHSNSSSHSGGQPQEDFVMVDFKPAFSKDDLLPMDLGTFYREFQNPPQLASLSIDVSAQSMAEDLDSLPEKLAIYEKNIDEFDAFVDTLQ; from the exons ATGGATAGTGATCTGAGCCCACAGGACAAGAAAGACTTGGATAAATTCATCAAATTCTTTGCCTTGAAG ACGGTGCAGGTTATAGTTCAAGCCCGACTTGGAGAGAAGATCAGCACTTGCTCATCTTCATCACCGACAGGTTCAGACTGG TTTAATCTGGCAATAAAAGACATCCCTGAGGTAACTCATGAGGCAAAAAAAGCTCTTGCTGGACAGCTGCCTGGCATCGGCCGATCCATGTGTGTGGAGATCTCCCTCAAAACCTCAGAG GGAGACTCCATGGAGCTGGAGACATGGTGTttggaaatgaatgaaaa gtGTGATAAGGACATAAAAGTGTCCTATACAGTTTATAATCGGCTGTCTCTGCTGCTCAAGTCTTTACTAGCCATCACAAGGGTGACACCTGCTTACAAGCTTTCACGTAAACAAGGCCATGATTATGTCATACTCTACAG GATCTATTTTGGAGATGTCCAGCTGACAGGTCTCGGGGAAG GGTTCCAGTCAGTGCGAGTGGGTGTTGTAGGCACTCCTATAGGCACCATCACTTTGTCCTGTGCATATCGCACTAATTTGGCCCTCATGTCTTCAAG GCAGTTTGAGAGGACAGGCCCCATCATGGGTATCATCATTGATCATTTTGTGGAGCGTCCCTTCACTAATATGGCACACATGCATCCTTGCAGTTACAG AGCACCTGGAGAAGATGAGGGAGGGACTTATGCAGGAATAGAAGACTCTCAGGAGGTGTGCACCACGTCCTTTTCCACCTCACCACCATCACAG cTGTACAGCTCTCGTCTGTCATATCAGACTCCTGCCCTGGGAACTGTGGATTTGTGCCATCCTACGGCTTGTACTGCTGCTGCACATCCTCACCAG ATGGTCGTGCCGGGTAAAGAAGGTGGAGTCCCGCAGGTGCCGGCTCAACCTAATCATGGCACTGCAGCTGAGCATGGTCGTATCCCATCATGCCCCACTGGACAGTCCCCTCAGCCAGCACCACCCACATCCTGTAGCAG CGAGGTGAAGACTGTGTCCCCCTCTGATGCTTTAGAGACAACCTTTACCAGGAAAGTTGGAGCTTTCGTCAACAAAGCCACCACTCAG GTGACGACAAACAGTCTGGATCTTCCTTTTGCTGCGTTCGCTCCAAGAGTCTATGACCTGGAGGAGAATGACCCAATG GTGCACCCTCCTCCATCTCCGGCCCCTTCATCTCCTTTGCAAGGCAGCCTGCACTCAAACAGCTCGAGCCACAGCGGAGGACAGCCACAGGAGGACTTTGTCATGGTTGACTTT AAACCAGCATTCTCTAAGGATGACCTTCTGCCAATGGATCTGGGCACTTTCTATAGAGAGTTTCAAAACCCTCCTCAACTCGCAAGCCTGTCCATCGATGTCAGCGCTCAGTCTATGGCTGAGGACTTG GACTCTCTTCCAGAGAAACTGGCCATTTATGAGAAGAACATTGATGAGTTTGATGCGTTTGTAGACACCCTacaatag
- the harbi1 gene encoding putative nuclease HARBI1, whose product MAISIAILDCDLLLHGRGHKTLDRFDIETVSDEFLLTTFGFPREFIYYLVELLKDSLLRRTQRSRAISPDVQILAALGFYTTGSFQSKMGDAIGISQASMSRCVSNVTKALIEKAPEFIGFTRDEATRQQSKEEFYRIAGIPNVMGVVDCAHIAIKAPNADDSSYVNKKGFHSINCQLVCDARGLLLSAETHWPGSLTDRAVFKQSSVAKLFEEQDNDEGWILGDNRYPLKKWLMTPVQSPESPADYRYNLAHTTTHEIVDRTFRAIQTRFRCLDGAKGYLQYSPEKCSHIIQACCVLHNISLQSGLDAWTFERTEATDQSGEDIDSTDTVDPEALRVRQELIQNHFS is encoded by the exons ATGGCAATCTCTATTGCAATTCTAGACTGTGACCTGCTACTGCATGGTCGTGGGCACAAAACACTAGATCGATTTGATATCGAGACAGTGTCGGATGAATTTCTGCTGACAACATTTGGCTTCCCACGTGAGTTCATTTATTACCTGGTGGAACTTCTAAAGGACAGCTTGTTGAGACGGACACAGAGGTCACGAGCCATCAGCCCAGATGTTCAGATACTTGCAGCGCTGGGATTCTACACAACAGGGTCCTTCCAGAGCAAGATGGGAGATGCAATTGGCATCAGCCAGGCCTCCATGAGTCGTTGTGTTTCTAACGTTACTAAAGCTCTGATTGAGAAAGCACCAGAGTTTATTGGCTTCACTAGGGATGAGGCCACCAGGCAGCAGTCTAAAGAGGAGTTTTACCGAATAGCAGGGATTCCCAATGTCATGGGAGTAGTGGACTGTGCACACATAGCCATTAAAGCTCCCAATGCAGATGATTCTtcttatgtaaataaaaaaggattTCACTCAATCAATTGCCAATTAGTATGCGATGCCAgaggactgctgctgagtgctGAGACACATTGGCCGGGTAGTCTGACCGACAGAGCTGTCTTCAAGCAGTCCAGTGTGGCAAAGCTGTTTGAAGAGCAAGACAATGACGAAGGCTGGATTTTAG GTGACAACCGTTACCCTCTAAAGAAGTGGCTGATGACTCCAGTGCAGAGTCCGGAGTCTCCTGCTGACTACCGCTATAACCTGGCCCACACAACGACACACGAGATTGTGGACCGCACGTTCAGAGCCATTCAGACACGTTTCCGGTGCCTGGATGGGGCAAAGGGTTACTTGCAGTATTCCCCAGAGAAATGCTCCCATATCATCCAGGCCTGTTGTGTGCTACATAACATTTCCCTGCAGTCTGGCCTTGATGCTTGGACTTTTGAGAGGACTGAGGCCACTGACCAATCCGGGGAGGATATCGATTCCACTGACACTGTCGACCCAGAGGCTCTGAGAGTTCGACAGGAACTCATCCAAAATCATTTCAGCTAG
- the zgc:110699 gene encoding ras-related and estrogen-regulated growth inhibitor isoform X1, producing MIMSESVRKMLRAKLVVLGRDNCGKTALCVRFITRRFIGEYEHKKEVTYRCQKIVDKEAIELEILDTVNKECVGPAASSLESSIKWGDGFLIMYSVTDRSSFEAVSRLKRLIDHVKQTLGIPTVIVANKCDMENGRVVRTDEGQVLASDLRCSFFELSVAEDTSAVEAAFGQLVREVRQEFQRHLVAMDKRSRMLQMRHALKNKLTRSKTMQW from the exons A TGATCATGTCAGAATCTGTACGGAAGATGCTGAGGGCGAAGCTCGTAGTGCTGGGAAGAGATAACTGTGGGAAGACAG CTCTGTGTGTCAGATTCATCACCAGGCGTTTTATTGGAGAGTATGAACATAAAAAGG AGGTCACCTACAGGTGTCAGAAAATTGTGGACAAGGAGGCGATTGAACTGGAGATTTTAGACACTGTTAATAAG GAGTGTGTAGGACCTGCTGCGTCCTCTCTGGAGAGTTCCATTAAATGGGGTGATGGGTTTCTCATTATGTACTCCGTGACGGACCGCAGCAGTTTTGAGGCTGTGTCGCGCCTGAAAAGGCTGATTGACCACGTTAAACAAACACTCG GTATTCCAACAGTCATCGTTGCCAATAAATGTGACATGGAGAACGGCCGAGTGGTGAGGACAGATGAGGGGCAAGTTTTAGCCTCAGACCTGAG GTGCAGTTTCTTTGAGCTGTCTGTAGCCGAGGACACTTCAGCAGTGGAGGCTGCGTTCGGCCAGCTGGTGCGTGAAGTGCGTCAGGAGTTTCAGCGCCACCTGGTGGCTATGGACAAGCGCTCACGGATGCTGCAGATGAGACATGCACTCAAAAACAAACTCACACGGAGTAAAACCATGCAGTGGTGA
- the zgc:110699 gene encoding ras-related and estrogen-regulated growth inhibitor isoform X2: MSESVRKMLRAKLVVLGRDNCGKTALCVRFITRRFIGEYEHKKEVTYRCQKIVDKEAIELEILDTVNKECVGPAASSLESSIKWGDGFLIMYSVTDRSSFEAVSRLKRLIDHVKQTLGIPTVIVANKCDMENGRVVRTDEGQVLASDLRCSFFELSVAEDTSAVEAAFGQLVREVRQEFQRHLVAMDKRSRMLQMRHALKNKLTRSKTMQW, encoded by the exons ATGTCAGAATCTGTACGGAAGATGCTGAGGGCGAAGCTCGTAGTGCTGGGAAGAGATAACTGTGGGAAGACAG CTCTGTGTGTCAGATTCATCACCAGGCGTTTTATTGGAGAGTATGAACATAAAAAGG AGGTCACCTACAGGTGTCAGAAAATTGTGGACAAGGAGGCGATTGAACTGGAGATTTTAGACACTGTTAATAAG GAGTGTGTAGGACCTGCTGCGTCCTCTCTGGAGAGTTCCATTAAATGGGGTGATGGGTTTCTCATTATGTACTCCGTGACGGACCGCAGCAGTTTTGAGGCTGTGTCGCGCCTGAAAAGGCTGATTGACCACGTTAAACAAACACTCG GTATTCCAACAGTCATCGTTGCCAATAAATGTGACATGGAGAACGGCCGAGTGGTGAGGACAGATGAGGGGCAAGTTTTAGCCTCAGACCTGAG GTGCAGTTTCTTTGAGCTGTCTGTAGCCGAGGACACTTCAGCAGTGGAGGCTGCGTTCGGCCAGCTGGTGCGTGAAGTGCGTCAGGAGTTTCAGCGCCACCTGGTGGCTATGGACAAGCGCTCACGGATGCTGCAGATGAGACATGCACTCAAAAACAAACTCACACGGAGTAAAACCATGCAGTGGTGA